In Necator americanus strain Aroian chromosome IV, whole genome shotgun sequence, the following proteins share a genomic window:
- a CDS encoding hypothetical protein (NECATOR_CHRIV.G14029.T2) → MSHCLSSNHHYFMERDVDQSSLEVDATYDRFSMQFNSTALVSGEETADPYNSNLSKKPDLKLSPILNDSDRRTVYSRRMAQYKSRGESPLVRYDPPHPLSDISEICAEKSGESSSLSRSTDQAGISNKENEPHGTSTPERNASLAPHSRSTNSFESRILETLHTNTFSPSVFAVTETPQSPEEFKWSIEELSILKPVHITQEEIAQSSYSPDPETEAKIQSILDEYWRNNTCHIPSPDVVVKNPMLQGAPETPLCDAVRLQAALRVKYSTSSPKARPNLASISRRNSFVQSYRSKGSQTEVTIDPSADVDFSKLLGLSCIYSSADDCDDESVFNATASSVGSLRRRLFIGDHDASHVDDIDEDLNASCAQFDDMENTQNIVRFDLDGLGNGFDRLIDIELSPIKASPPC, encoded by the exons aTGTCTCATTGTTTGAGCAGCAACCATCATTATTTC ATGGAGCGAGATGTTGATCAATCATCTTTGGAAGTGGATGCAACGTATGATCGGTTCAGTATGCAGTTCAATAGTACAGCACTTGTCTCAGGAGAAGAGACCGCGGATCCATATAACTCTAATTTGAGCAAAAAGCCAG ACCTGAAACTATCGCCAATCCTCAATGACAGTGATAGAAGGACGGTGTATAGTAGGCGTATGGCGCAATACAAATCTCGTGGCGAAAGTCCTCTCGTCAGATATGATCCACCACACCCGCTTAGCGATATTTCCGAGATTTGTGCGGAAAAG AGTGGTGAGTCATCGTCGTTATCTCGTTCCACTGACCAGGCGGGCATTTCGAACAAGGAGAACGAACCGCACGGTACTTCAACTCCAGAAAG aaatgcaAGTTTAGCACCTCATTCACGATCAACTAACTCATTTGAAAGTCGTATTCTCGAAACCCTACACACAAACACCTTCAGTCCGAGCGTATTTGCTGTTACGGAAACTCCCCAATCTCCTGAG GAATTCAAATGGTCCATAGAAGAACTCTCGATTCTGAAACCAGTTCACATCACACAAGAAGAGATTGCTCAAAGCTCCTATTCCCC GGATCCCGAGACCGAAGCTAAGATACAGTCAATacttgatgagtactggcgtaATAATACATGCCATATCCCGTCGCCTGATGTTGTCGTGAAG AATCCGATGCTACAAGGAGCACCGGAAACTCCGCTTTGCGATGCCGTACGGCTCCAAGCAGCATTGCGAGTAAAGTACTCAACGTCTTCTCCAAAGGCTCGGCCTAATCTGGCTTCAATTTCTCGCCGTAATAGTTTCGTTCAATCATACCGCAGCAAAGGCTCGCAAACAGAAGTCACGATAGATCCTTCCGCTGATGTTGATTTCTCCAAGCTTCTAG GTTTGTCATGTATCTATAGCAGTGCTGATGACTGTGATGATGAGTCAGTTTTTAACGCGACTGCATCAAGTGTGGGATCATTACGACGAAGGCTGTTCATTGGCGATCACGACGCATCCCATGTGGATGATATCGACGAGGATCTG aatgCCTCTTGCGCGCAGTTCGATGACATGGAGAACACTCAAAATATAGTTCGATTCGACTTGGATGGTCTGGGAAATGGTTTTGATAGATTAATAGACATCGAGCTCTCTCCTATCAAGGCATCGCCTCCATGTTGA
- a CDS encoding hypothetical protein (NECATOR_CHRIV.G14028.T1) — MKLLTHNFLSSRFLKNVNNGYPLILRANQKANKEVEFNEKFVLNMMPKVDYASLYNAALSIGEAGNMPESLPEDWETNVPVLMELHRVMLCVEIIDGELECPDTGRKFPIKDGIPNLLVSENEV; from the exons ATGAAGCTTCTCACGCACAACTTTCTGTCAtcgagatttttaaaaaatgtgaacaatGGATATCCGCTTATTCTTCGAGCGAACCAAAAAGCCAACAAGGAAGTAGAGTTCAACGAAAAGTTTGTGCTGAATATGATGCCCAAG GTTGACTACGCTTCTTTATACAATGCTGCGCTGTCAATTGGTGAGGCTGGAAACATGCCAGAGTCATTGCCTGAGGACTGGGAGACTAACGTTCCCGTACTGATGGAG TTGCATCGTGTCATGCTTTGTGTTGAGATCATCGATGGTGAACTGGAGTGTCCCGATACGGGACGAAAATTCCCCATCAAAGATGGGATTCCTAACTTATTGGTTAGTGAAAATGAAGTTTGA
- a CDS encoding hypothetical protein (NECATOR_CHRIV.G14027.T1): MSQTVGLSDVLLGSWDLEKTDAFMTHYVPTSYKITVAYLLAIYLGQKFMRNRKPFELDGVLAAWNFMFSLFSAVAAYKLIPELFQVYRKDGFIGTYCYNHDYYTNPSTGFWGWAFVMSKAPELGDTMFLVLRRRPVIFMHWYHHALTFVYAAITYSEHQAWARWSLALNLIVHTIMYFYFGVRALKIQTPSPVAKFITTIQIVQFVIGCYIFSHLVIIKTYNQIPDCAVSWNVLSIGGLMYLSYLYLFAEFFYKAYIRKRSPTKTMKTQ, from the exons ATGTCTCAAACAGTGGGCTTGTCCGATGTGTTGTTAGGATCATGGGATCTTGAAAAAACAGATGCGTTTATGACTCATTATGTGCCAACCTCATATAAA ATTACTGTTGCATATTTGTTAGCAATTTATCTTGGACAAAAATTTATGCGAAATAGGAAACCGTTTGAATTGGACGGTGTATTAGCTGCATGgaatttcatgttttcattGTTCTCTGCCGTAGCTGCCTACAAGTTGATTCCAGAATTATTCCAAGTTTATCGCAAGGATGGTTTCATAG GTACATATTGCTACAATCATGATTACTACACGAATCCTTCAACTGGTTTTTGGGGTTGGGCTTTCGTTATGTCTAAGGCTCCAGAACTTGGAGACACCATGTTCCTGGTCTTGAG GAGAAGACCAGTCATATTCATGCATTGGTATCATCATGCCCTCACATTCGTGTATGCCGCCATTACCTACTCAGAACATCAAGCCTGGGCCCGTTGGTCTCTTGCTCTTAACCTCATCGTTCATACAATAATGTACTT CTACTTTGGAGTGCGTGCTTTGAAGATTCAAACACCGTCACCGGTGGCAAAGTTCATCACAACCATACAGATTGTACAATTCGTCATTGGATGCTATATTTTCTCACATCTTGTCATCATCAAAACGTACAATCAGATTCCAGACTGTGCTGTGAG CTGGAACGTACTGTCAATCGGTGGCCTCATGTACCTCAGTTATCTTTACCTCTTCGCTGAATTCTTTTACAAGGCCTACATCAGAAAAAGATCACCGacaaaaacgatgaaaacgcAGTAA
- a CDS encoding hypothetical protein (NECATOR_CHRIV.G14029.T1) has protein sequence MERDVDQSSLEVDATYDRFSMQFNSTALVSGEETADPYNSNLSKKPDLKLSPILNDSDRRTVYSRRMAQYKSRGESPLVRYDPPHPLSDISEICAEKSGESSSLSRSTDQAGISNKENEPHGTSTPERNASLAPHSRSTNSFESRILETLHTNTFSPSVFAVTETPQSPEEFKWSIEELSILKPVHITQEEIAQSSYSPDPETEAKIQSILDEYWRNNTCHIPSPDVVVKNPMLQGAPETPLCDAVRLQAALRVKYSTSSPKARPNLASISRRNSFVQSYRSKGSQTEVTIDPSADVDFSKLLGLSCIYSSADDCDDESVFNATASSVGSLRRRLFIGDHDASHVDDIDEDLNASCAQFDDMENTQNIVRFDLDGLGNGFDRLIDIELSPIKASPPC, from the exons ATGGAGCGAGATGTTGATCAATCATCTTTGGAAGTGGATGCAACGTATGATCGGTTCAGTATGCAGTTCAATAGTACAGCACTTGTCTCAGGAGAAGAGACCGCGGATCCATATAACTCTAATTTGAGCAAAAAGCCAG ACCTGAAACTATCGCCAATCCTCAATGACAGTGATAGAAGGACGGTGTATAGTAGGCGTATGGCGCAATACAAATCTCGTGGCGAAAGTCCTCTCGTCAGATATGATCCACCACACCCGCTTAGCGATATTTCCGAGATTTGTGCGGAAAAG AGTGGTGAGTCATCGTCGTTATCTCGTTCCACTGACCAGGCGGGCATTTCGAACAAGGAGAACGAACCGCACGGTACTTCAACTCCAGAAAG aaatgcaAGTTTAGCACCTCATTCACGATCAACTAACTCATTTGAAAGTCGTATTCTCGAAACCCTACACACAAACACCTTCAGTCCGAGCGTATTTGCTGTTACGGAAACTCCCCAATCTCCTGAG GAATTCAAATGGTCCATAGAAGAACTCTCGATTCTGAAACCAGTTCACATCACACAAGAAGAGATTGCTCAAAGCTCCTATTCCCC GGATCCCGAGACCGAAGCTAAGATACAGTCAATacttgatgagtactggcgtaATAATACATGCCATATCCCGTCGCCTGATGTTGTCGTGAAG AATCCGATGCTACAAGGAGCACCGGAAACTCCGCTTTGCGATGCCGTACGGCTCCAAGCAGCATTGCGAGTAAAGTACTCAACGTCTTCTCCAAAGGCTCGGCCTAATCTGGCTTCAATTTCTCGCCGTAATAGTTTCGTTCAATCATACCGCAGCAAAGGCTCGCAAACAGAAGTCACGATAGATCCTTCCGCTGATGTTGATTTCTCCAAGCTTCTAG GTTTGTCATGTATCTATAGCAGTGCTGATGACTGTGATGATGAGTCAGTTTTTAACGCGACTGCATCAAGTGTGGGATCATTACGACGAAGGCTGTTCATTGGCGATCACGACGCATCCCATGTGGATGATATCGACGAGGATCTG aatgCCTCTTGCGCGCAGTTCGATGACATGGAGAACACTCAAAATATAGTTCGATTCGACTTGGATGGTCTGGGAAATGGTTTTGATAGATTAATAGACATCGAGCTCTCTCCTATCAAGGCATCGCCTCCATGTTGA